The stretch of DNA GATGAACGCACAAATTGCCAGTGCCGCAGAGGAGCAAACCGCCGTAGCTGAGGAGATCAACCGTAGCGTGCACCATATCGCCGATGCGGTTGACGGTGTAGCCCAGGATGCGACCGAGGGGGCGCAGACAGCATGCGAACTCAACGGCCTCGCCGACCAGCTGCAGAACCTGGTTGGTCAGTTCCGTATCTAACCGATTGTACCGAGATGGTGCCTCCCATCTCGGACTGGGGCCTGAAGCTTTATTCGGGTTCCATCAAGCCGACCGGCGGTACTACCGCTTGGCGCAGCAGTGCGAACCGAGGCGGCGAATACCGGGTCTAGCTCCCTATGGCCGCGTCCGCTCCAGCGGCTGTTGATCGCCAGCGCGCTTCGCTATGCCGTGCTGGAGCCATCTGAGAATGCTCTATCGCAGTCCATAGATGCGCGTTTGCAGCTGGCTTCGCCTGCATATCCGTCGCTCACTACGTTTCAACGGCCTGATGTGCCGTAGGGGACGATGGCGCATGCCATTTTGCGGCCTGCCCATCAATCTCGTTACAAGGATGAGTTACCCATGCACAAAAAAAATAATGCACGTCGGGTAGTTGCTTCTCTTGCTTTATTCGCTTCCACCGCAGCCTTGGCTGCACCCACCGCTGACACAGCCGCTTTCAGCGATTACTGGTCACCGGACAAGCCGGATTCACGGGCGTGTCGATCGCCGCTGCTAGTGGGCACGCCGTTGGGCCTGCCGCGCTGCATGCAGGCCAGCAATGTCATGACGCACCTGCAGAATCTGCAAGACATTGCCTCGCTGAATAACGGCAATCGCGCCTCCGGGCAGCCGGGCTATCAGGCGTCGGTCGATTACGTGCGTAGCACGCTGGAAAAAGCGGGTTATCAGGTCAGGGTGCAGGCGTTTCCCTTCCTGGCGTTTTATCCGCAGGGTCCGGGCTCGCTCGCCGCTGTAACGCCTCAGCCCGTCCAGTACACCTGGGAAGAGGATTTCACCTACGCTGATCAAACGGATCCCGGCAATGTCACCGCCCCGGTCGTACCGGTCGATCTGTCGCTTGGGCTTGGCAATACCTCTACCAGTGGTTGCGAGCCTGCGGATTTCGCGGGCTTTCCGGCTGGTGCCATCGCATTGATGCAGCGCGGCACGTGCGCGTTCGAGGACAAGGCTGAGAACGCCGCGGCGGCGGGTGCGGTTGGTGCGATTATCTTCAACCAGGGCGATACCGAGGACAGGAGGGGCTTGATGGCCGCAACCCTCGGCGAGACGTATGAGGGCGGTATCCCTGTGCTGTTTTCCACGTACGACAATGGCGTTACGTGGGCGGGGACCGAAGGTCTTCAACTGAGCATGAATGTCGATGTGGTGCGTGAGCGGACCGAAACCTTCAACGTCCTGGCCGAGACCCGTCGTGGCAATCCGAACAACGTGGTGATGGTCGGCGCGCATTTGGATTCGGTGTTTG from Pseudomonas sp. DNDY-54 encodes:
- a CDS encoding M28 family metallopeptidase; the protein is MHKKNNARRVVASLALFASTAALAAPTADTAAFSDYWSPDKPDSRACRSPLLVGTPLGLPRCMQASNVMTHLQNLQDIASLNNGNRASGQPGYQASVDYVRSTLEKAGYQVRVQAFPFLAFYPQGPGSLAAVTPQPVQYTWEEDFTYADQTDPGNVTAPVVPVDLSLGLGNTSTSGCEPADFAGFPAGAIALMQRGTCAFEDKAENAAAAGAVGAIIFNQGDTEDRRGLMAATLGETYEGGIPVLFSTYDNGVTWAGTEGLQLSMNVDVVRERTETFNVLAETRRGNPNNVVMVGAHLDSVFEGAGINDNGSGSAALLEMATLMSKAHPLNKVRFAWWGAEESGLVGSTYYVTQLPEEEKQQIKAYLNVDMIGSPNFANFIYDGDGSDFGLQGPPGSGAIERLFRSYFQLRNAPSEGTEIDFRSDYAQFFDDGIAFGGLFTGAEDIKSVEQAQRYGGTAGLAYDPCYHSECDDLTNISTEALELHGDALAFTTSWLSLSTKVIDDQIAAAAEQNIGAMRTQQVQEKSRWGLWIR